A genomic segment from Nicotiana sylvestris chromosome 1, ASM39365v2, whole genome shotgun sequence encodes:
- the LOC138870449 gene encoding uncharacterized protein: MVGKSCLSYLAFVRDVNADTPTIDSIPVVREIPFPADLPGMPLDKDIDFGIDLVLGTQPISIPSYCMALAELKELSEQLQELLEKGQLNKVIIKNKYPLPRIGDLFDQLQGARVLSKIDLRERQYDDPHLLVLKDKVQHGNARDATIEDDRVLRMQGWICVPNVDGLWELILEEAHMSRYSIHPGAAKMFQDLRQHYWWRKMKKYIVGFVAQYLNYQQDALDKVKFIQERLHMTQSRKKRYADRKVRDVTYMVREKVLLKVLLMKGVMRFGKKGKLSPQLIGPFKVRKLRSKDIASVKVQWRGQPVEEATWETKREMRSRYQHLFVTPGHNCNQSPSTLVVLKLKKIHRVAEDSLPDDDDEDLWQS; this comes from the exons atggttgggaagagttgtttatcttatttggcctttgtgagggatgttaatGCTGAtacccctactattgattctaTTCCGGTGGTGCGAGAAATTCCGTTTCCTGCAGACTTGCCGGGAATGCCActcgacaaggatattgactttggcaTTGACTTGGTGCTGggtactcaacccatttctattccttcatACTGTATGGCACtggctgagttgaaggagttgagtgagcagcttcaagaactccttgagaaggg gcagttgaacaaagtcataatcaagaacaagtatcctttaccgcGTATTggtgatctatttgaccagcttcagggagcgagggtgctctccaagattgatttgag agagcgccagtatgatgatcctcatttgcttgtcctcaaggacaaggttcagcacggtaatGCCAGAGATGCGACTATTGaagatgatagggtgttgaggatgcaaggctggatttgtgtgcccaatgtagatgggctatgggagttgattcttgaggaggcccacatgtcgcggtattccatccatccgggtgccgcgaagatgttcCAGGACctaaggcagcactattggtggaggaaaatgaagaaatatatagttgggtttgtagctcagtatctcaactatcagcag gatgcattggacaaggtgaaatttattcaggagcggcttcacaTGACGCAATCTAGAAAAAAGAGATATGCCGAtaggaaggtccgtgatgtgacttacatggttagggagaaggttctgttgaaagtTTTgctcatgaagggtgttatgaggttcgggaagaagggaaagttgagccctcagctcattgggccttttaag gttcgaaagttgaggtcaaaggatatagcttctgtgaaggtgcaatggagaggtcagcctgtggaggaggctacatgggagaccaagcgggagatgcggagcagatatcaaCACCTATTTgtgactccag GACACAATTGTAACCAATCGCCGTCGACGTTGGTTGTTTTGAAGCTAAAGAAGATCCATCGAGTTGCTGAAGATAGTCTTCCCGACGACGATGATGAAGACCTGTGGCAGAGCTAG